One Pseudodesulfovibrio cashew DNA window includes the following coding sequences:
- a CDS encoding beta-ketoacyl-ACP synthase III: protein MNMNFILRGLGRYAPERVLSNADLEKIVDTSDEWITTRTGIQRRHVVADGENASDMAAEAARMALANADMDVSELTHIVCATFTPDSVIPSCACRIQEKLGIKGQMCIDVSAACSGFLYALQTARGYLLLEPDAKVLVVSTEVISRRINWEDRTTCVLFGDASGAAIMTAGEESDRPRVLDVMLEADGTLGDLLTVNGGGSAYAYKKDEPVGNEFFVQMEGREIFKHAVRNMVGISERLLERNGLAKSEVDVLLPHQANYRIIDAVGRKFDIPEEKVFSNIHEYGNTSAASVPLALSEAWDTGFIKPGNLVLIPTFGGGFTWGAGLIRF from the coding sequence ATGAATATGAATTTCATCCTCCGAGGCCTTGGCAGGTACGCTCCCGAGCGTGTCCTGAGCAACGCCGATCTCGAAAAGATAGTGGATACGTCCGACGAGTGGATCACCACCCGTACCGGCATTCAGCGCCGCCACGTGGTGGCTGACGGTGAAAACGCTTCGGACATGGCGGCCGAGGCCGCGCGCATGGCCCTGGCCAACGCGGACATGGACGTCTCCGAGCTGACCCACATCGTCTGCGCCACCTTTACCCCGGACTCGGTCATCCCGTCCTGCGCCTGCCGCATTCAGGAGAAGCTGGGTATCAAGGGGCAGATGTGCATCGACGTGTCGGCAGCCTGCTCCGGCTTTCTCTACGCCCTCCAGACCGCACGCGGCTACCTTCTTCTCGAACCGGACGCCAAGGTGCTCGTCGTCAGCACCGAAGTCATCTCCCGGCGCATCAACTGGGAGGACCGCACCACCTGCGTCCTGTTCGGTGACGCCTCGGGTGCGGCCATCATGACCGCCGGGGAAGAGTCCGACAGGCCTCGCGTGCTGGACGTCATGCTCGAAGCCGACGGCACCCTGGGCGACCTGCTCACCGTCAACGGCGGCGGGTCGGCCTACGCCTACAAGAAGGACGAGCCCGTGGGCAACGAGTTCTTCGTGCAGATGGAGGGCCGCGAGATATTCAAGCACGCGGTGCGCAACATGGTCGGTATTTCCGAGCGGCTCCTCGAGCGCAACGGCCTCGCCAAATCCGAGGTGGACGTGCTCCTGCCGCACCAGGCCAACTACCGGATTATCGACGCGGTGGGCCGCAAGTTCGACATCCCGGAGGAAAAGGTCTTCTCCAACATTCACGAGTACGGCAACACGTCCGCCGCCTCGGTTCCCCTGGCCCTTTCCGAGGCCTGGGACACCGGGTTCATCAAGCCCGGCAACCTGGTGCTGATCCCCACCTTTGGCGGGGGCTTCACCTGGGGTGCGGGCCTGATCCGGTTCTAG
- the fabG gene encoding 3-oxoacyl-[acyl-carrier-protein] reductase, whose protein sequence is MSDLPKVALVTGGSRGIGRTVAETLAADGFEVYLTYVSRPEAAEDVVAAIEEKGGKAKAFKLDSADRGAIAAFFNDEIKGKVALEVLVNNAGITRDGLIMRMKDEDWDKVLDINLTGCFAFLKEASKIMGKQRSGRIINITSIVGQMGNAGQANYCAAKAGLIGLTKSAARELAGRGITVNAVAPGFIETDMTAELPEKVVDAMLAQIPLKSLGQSEDIAAAVAFLAGPGAGYITGQVLGVNGGMYM, encoded by the coding sequence ATGAGCGATCTTCCCAAAGTCGCATTGGTCACGGGTGGTTCCCGGGGCATCGGCCGTACCGTGGCCGAGACCCTCGCCGCCGACGGTTTCGAAGTCTACCTGACCTACGTGAGTCGCCCCGAGGCCGCGGAGGATGTGGTGGCAGCCATCGAAGAGAAGGGCGGAAAGGCCAAGGCCTTCAAGCTCGACTCCGCCGACCGCGGTGCCATCGCCGCCTTTTTCAACGACGAGATCAAGGGCAAGGTCGCCCTGGAGGTGCTGGTCAACAACGCGGGCATCACTCGCGACGGTCTGATCATGCGCATGAAGGACGAGGACTGGGACAAGGTCCTCGATATCAACCTGACCGGTTGCTTCGCCTTCCTGAAGGAAGCGTCCAAGATCATGGGCAAGCAGCGCTCGGGCCGGATCATCAACATCACTTCCATCGTTGGCCAGATGGGCAACGCGGGCCAGGCCAACTACTGTGCCGCCAAGGCCGGGCTCATCGGCCTGACCAAGTCCGCCGCCCGCGAGCTGGCCGGACGCGGGATTACGGTCAACGCCGTGGCTCCCGGATTCATAGAGACCGACATGACCGCCGAACTGCCTGAGAAGGTGGTCGACGCCATGCTCGCGCAAATTCCGTTAAAATCCCTCGGGCAGTCCGAGGACATAGCAGCCGCAGTCGCCTTCCTTGCCGGACCCGGAGCCGGGTACATCACCGGCCAGGTGTTGGGCGTCAATGGCGGCATGTACATGTAA
- a CDS encoding acyl carrier protein, whose amino-acid sequence MSDVAAKVKDIIVEQLGVSEDEVVETAAFVEDLGADSLDLTELIMAMEEEFDLEIDDEEAQKIIKVQDAISHIEKAL is encoded by the coding sequence ATGTCCGATGTTGCAGCAAAAGTGAAAGATATCATCGTGGAGCAGCTTGGCGTGAGCGAGGACGAGGTTGTTGAGACCGCCGCCTTCGTCGAAGACCTGGGTGCCGATTCCCTGGACCTGACCGAGCTGATCATGGCCATGGAAGAGGAGTTCGACCTGGAGATCGATGACGAGGAAGCTCAGAAGATCATCAAGGTCCAGGACGCCATCTCCCACATCGAGAAGGCTCTGTAG
- the fabF gene encoding beta-ketoacyl-ACP synthase II has translation MNRVVVTSVAAITPLGNDVETSWQNLLAGKSGVREIQSFDTTDFATRIAGEVKDFDPTLYIPKKEARRMERFTQYAVGCARQLFDRAGWTIPESEAARAGTIIGVGLGGIHSIEVNHEKLLDKGPKKITPFFIPILIANMAAGQVSIEAGAMGPNVCTTTACASGTHAVGAAYTDIVMGRADVMICGGSESTISKLAVAGFNAMKALSTLNEEPEKASRPFDADRTGFVMGEGAGLLLLESLDHAKARGAEILAEVVGFGASGDAYHMTAPREDGSGMALAMAAAVREAKVDPSVIDHINAHGTSTKLNDLCETRAIKKVFGDHAYDIAICANKSQMGHLLGAAGGVESVFSVKTIAEGVIPGTINRDTPDPDCDLDVCADGPREKRIDYALSNSFGFGGTNGCILFKRFTD, from the coding sequence ATGAACAGGGTTGTCGTCACCAGCGTTGCGGCCATCACTCCCCTTGGTAATGACGTTGAGACCAGTTGGCAGAACCTCCTGGCCGGCAAGTCCGGCGTCCGCGAGATCCAGAGCTTCGACACCACGGATTTCGCCACCCGGATCGCGGGTGAGGTCAAGGATTTCGATCCCACTCTCTACATTCCCAAGAAGGAAGCCCGCCGCATGGAGCGGTTCACCCAGTATGCGGTGGGCTGTGCCCGGCAGCTTTTCGATCGGGCCGGATGGACCATCCCCGAATCCGAGGCCGCGCGTGCCGGAACCATCATCGGCGTGGGTCTGGGCGGCATTCATTCCATCGAGGTCAACCACGAGAAGCTCCTAGACAAGGGCCCCAAGAAGATCACGCCCTTCTTCATTCCCATTCTCATTGCCAACATGGCTGCCGGACAGGTGTCCATCGAGGCCGGGGCCATGGGGCCGAACGTGTGCACCACCACGGCCTGCGCCTCGGGCACTCATGCCGTGGGTGCGGCCTACACCGATATCGTCATGGGCCGGGCCGACGTCATGATCTGCGGCGGTTCCGAGTCCACCATCTCCAAGCTGGCCGTGGCCGGCTTCAACGCCATGAAGGCGCTCTCAACCCTCAATGAGGAGCCGGAGAAAGCGTCCCGTCCCTTTGACGCTGACCGTACCGGCTTCGTCATGGGCGAGGGTGCTGGCCTGCTCCTCCTGGAGTCCCTTGACCACGCCAAGGCGCGCGGTGCAGAGATTCTGGCCGAGGTGGTCGGGTTCGGCGCGTCCGGCGACGCATACCACATGACCGCCCCGCGCGAGGACGGAAGCGGCATGGCCCTGGCCATGGCTGCCGCCGTGCGCGAGGCCAAGGTGGACCCGTCCGTCATCGACCACATCAATGCGCACGGAACCTCCACCAAGCTCAACGACCTGTGCGAGACCCGCGCCATCAAGAAGGTCTTCGGCGACCACGCCTACGACATCGCCATCTGCGCCAACAAGTCCCAGATGGGCCACCTGCTCGGTGCGGCGGGCGGCGTCGAGTCGGTCTTCTCCGTCAAGACCATTGCCGAGGGTGTCATCCCCGGCACCATCAACCGCGACACGCCTGATCCGGACTGTGATCTGGACGTGTGTGCGGACGGTCCGCGCGAGAAGCGGATCGACTACGCGCTTTCGAACTCGTTCGGATTCGGCGGCACCAACGGCTGCATCCTGTTCAAGCGCTTCACGGATTAG
- the glyA gene encoding serine hydroxymethyltransferase gives MEELLLQDSAVAKAIIAEADRQVSKLELIASENFVSTAVRQAQGSIMTHKYAEGYPGKRWYGGCEFVDQVEDLARDRAKELFGAAYANVQPHSGSQANMAVYFAACQPGDTVLGMDLSHGGHLTHGSPVNFSGKLFNMVHYGVSKETQTIDYDQVEALAKEHKPTLIIAGASAYPRIIDFARFRKIADEVGAKLMVDMAHIAGLIAAGEHPSCIEHAHYTTTTTHKTLRGPRGGMILGAEELEQELNSNIFPGIQGGPLMHVIAAKAVAFGEALSPGFVEYQQQVVKNAKQLAASLMEAGHKLVSGGTDNHMMLMDLSDKDYTGKDAQIALDKAGITANKNTIPFETKSPFQTSGVRLGTPALTTRGMIEEDMIVVAEAITAALENMNDDKILAEIASEVEEFAHEFPLYAW, from the coding sequence ATGGAAGAACTGCTGCTCCAGGATTCCGCGGTAGCCAAGGCCATCATCGCCGAAGCCGATCGCCAGGTTTCCAAGCTGGAACTCATTGCCAGCGAAAATTTCGTTTCCACCGCCGTGCGCCAGGCGCAGGGCTCGATCATGACCCACAAGTACGCCGAGGGATATCCCGGCAAGCGGTGGTACGGCGGCTGCGAGTTCGTTGACCAGGTGGAAGACCTGGCTCGCGACCGCGCCAAGGAGCTCTTCGGAGCGGCCTACGCCAACGTCCAGCCCCACTCCGGCTCCCAGGCCAACATGGCCGTCTACTTCGCGGCCTGCCAGCCCGGCGACACCGTGCTCGGCATGGACCTTTCCCACGGCGGCCACCTGACCCACGGCTCCCCGGTCAACTTCTCGGGCAAGCTCTTCAACATGGTCCACTACGGCGTTTCCAAGGAGACCCAGACCATCGACTACGATCAGGTCGAGGCCCTGGCCAAGGAACACAAGCCGACCCTGATCATCGCGGGCGCTTCCGCCTACCCGCGAATCATCGACTTCGCCCGCTTCCGCAAGATCGCGGACGAGGTCGGCGCCAAGCTGATGGTCGACATGGCCCACATCGCAGGCCTCATCGCCGCCGGAGAGCACCCGTCCTGCATCGAGCACGCCCACTACACCACCACCACGACCCACAAGACCCTGCGCGGCCCGCGCGGCGGCATGATCCTGGGCGCGGAGGAGCTGGAGCAGGAGCTCAACTCCAACATCTTCCCCGGTATCCAGGGCGGCCCGCTGATGCATGTCATCGCCGCCAAGGCCGTGGCCTTCGGCGAGGCCCTGTCCCCCGGATTCGTCGAGTACCAGCAGCAGGTGGTCAAGAACGCCAAGCAGCTCGCCGCCTCGCTCATGGAGGCCGGTCACAAGCTCGTCTCCGGCGGCACCGACAACCACATGATGCTGATGGACCTGTCCGACAAGGACTACACCGGCAAGGATGCCCAGATCGCCCTGGACAAGGCCGGCATCACCGCCAACAAGAATACCATCCCGTTCGAGACCAAGTCTCCCTTCCAGACCTCCGGCGTGCGCCTCGGCACTCCCGCGCTCACCACGCGCGGCATGATCGAGGAAGACATGATCGTGGTCGCAGAGGCGATCACCGCCGCCCTGGAGAACATGAACGACGACAAGATCCTGGCCGAGATCGCCAGCGAAGTTGAGGAGTTCGCCCACGAATTCCCGCTCTACGCCTGGTAA
- a CDS encoding radical SAM protein, with amino-acid sequence MGDRTLYHGVREPEAPALGGRLPVAIVVPGGEKNAISTLGWQSVYRLLAEDPGMAVERVFPDKLGLTDGSEPRTRESNSPLSSFPVTAWSVTFEEDFLTLPRTLQAAGVPPLAAERPRLPLVMAGGPPAFLNPAPIAPFVDLFWVGEADDAFVPFFDKLKALIFDGADKDAILDAIKDDPGVYVPGRSKTPVRRLATGKPGLLPDPAFSCFISGRATFRDTLLLEVNRGCPYGCRFCAAGYIYRPPRHAEMDELKRIVELADPPKVGLVGTALTDWPDLLPFLKWLHGKKKKFSLSSMRADGITEELLVYLRERGIRTVTLALEGASERLRNMMSKKLKIEDFLNAVRLCARYGVNHLKLYLIAGWPGETDEDYAELAELLNEVVRIRSEEPGGKKKQFMRITIGVSSLVPKPFTPFQWAPMMGEQELNARMKGLTKMVKPHKGVTLHHDNPFQARLQGLLARGGEDMADFILLAAEHGGWKKALKLWNGDPAAVLDHERGRDEVFPWEVIDIGVKREFLWKEWERAKRARVSPGCPPQGCGQCPNCGVEYL; translated from the coding sequence ATAGGCGATCGAACCCTGTATCATGGCGTCAGGGAGCCAGAAGCTCCCGCCCTCGGCGGACGGCTGCCCGTGGCAATCGTCGTCCCCGGAGGCGAAAAGAACGCCATCTCGACGCTCGGCTGGCAATCCGTATACCGGTTGCTGGCCGAAGACCCCGGCATGGCCGTAGAACGTGTCTTCCCGGACAAGTTGGGGTTGACCGACGGCAGCGAACCGAGAACGCGCGAATCAAACAGCCCACTATCCTCATTCCCTGTAACCGCCTGGAGCGTCACATTCGAGGAGGACTTCCTCACCCTCCCTCGGACGCTCCAGGCAGCGGGCGTTCCGCCACTGGCGGCGGAACGCCCGCGCCTTCCTCTGGTCATGGCCGGAGGACCGCCCGCCTTCCTGAACCCTGCGCCCATAGCGCCCTTCGTGGACCTCTTCTGGGTGGGCGAGGCGGACGACGCATTTGTCCCCTTTTTCGACAAGCTCAAGGCGCTGATCTTCGACGGCGCGGACAAGGACGCCATCCTTGACGCGATCAAGGACGATCCCGGCGTCTACGTGCCCGGACGCTCCAAAACGCCGGTAAGACGCCTTGCCACGGGCAAGCCGGGCCTGCTGCCCGACCCAGCCTTCTCCTGCTTCATCTCGGGCCGGGCCACCTTCCGCGACACCCTGCTCCTGGAGGTCAACCGAGGCTGCCCCTATGGCTGCCGTTTTTGCGCCGCAGGCTACATCTACCGCCCTCCGCGACACGCGGAAATGGACGAGCTCAAGCGCATCGTCGAACTGGCCGACCCGCCCAAGGTGGGACTGGTGGGCACGGCCCTGACCGACTGGCCCGACCTGCTGCCCTTCCTCAAATGGCTGCACGGCAAAAAAAAGAAATTTTCCCTCTCGTCCATGCGCGCCGACGGCATCACCGAGGAACTCCTCGTCTACCTCCGCGAGCGCGGCATCCGCACCGTGACCCTGGCCCTGGAGGGCGCGAGCGAACGGCTGCGCAACATGATGAGCAAGAAGCTCAAGATAGAGGATTTCCTGAACGCGGTCCGGCTGTGCGCCCGTTACGGCGTCAACCACCTCAAGCTCTACCTCATCGCGGGCTGGCCCGGCGAGACCGACGAGGACTACGCCGAACTGGCCGAACTGCTGAACGAGGTGGTCCGCATCCGCTCCGAGGAGCCTGGCGGCAAAAAGAAGCAGTTCATGCGCATCACCATTGGCGTCTCCTCACTGGTGCCCAAACCATTCACCCCGTTCCAGTGGGCTCCCATGATGGGCGAGCAGGAGCTGAACGCCCGAATGAAAGGGCTCACCAAAATGGTCAAGCCGCACAAGGGCGTCACCCTGCACCACGACAACCCGTTCCAGGCCCGCCTCCAGGGACTGCTGGCGCGCGGCGGCGAGGACATGGCCGACTTCATCCTCCTGGCCGCCGAGCACGGTGGCTGGAAAAAGGCGCTCAAGCTGTGGAACGGCGACCCTGCCGCCGTCCTTGACCACGAACGCGGCAGGGATGAGGTCTTCCCCTGGGAGGTCATCGACATCGGCGTGAAGCGGGAGTTCCTGTGGAAGGAATGGGAACGGGCCAAGCGAGCCCGCGTCTCCCCCGGCTGCCCGCCCCAGGGCTGCGGCCAATGTCCAAACTGCGGCGTGGAATATCTCTAG
- the ftsZ gene encoding cell division protein FtsZ — translation MENFEIIHDTNAKIKVVGCGGGGGNAVNNMILSALKGVKFIVANTDHQDIDKSLAEHKIQIGEKLTKGLGAGANPEIGRSAAMESVDQIREALDGADMVFITAGMGGGTGTGSAPVVAEVAKEMGALTVGVVTKPFYFEGKRRLEQAELGTRNLAEVVDSIITIPNDRLLQLAAKRAAFSDMLKKADEVLYYAVKGIADLITVHGLINLDFADVKAAMSSSGMALMGTGIASGEGRAKEAAMKAITSPLLEDVSIEGAKGVLINITCGPDMLIDEVSEAADIIYKEAHPEAEIFFGTVFDPDAGDEMRITVIATGIESAAEEPEPVLSKAEQQKLMLLGPRGVNKAQAQAQTMRPGHQKVINTDRNIPAYLRKQGGELNTTELPPQPMSQQPITQRAVSNGPAPGEEEFIFDDAEDNFDVPAFIRKNVD, via the coding sequence ATGGAAAATTTTGAAATCATCCATGACACCAATGCCAAGATCAAGGTCGTCGGCTGCGGTGGCGGCGGAGGCAACGCGGTCAACAACATGATCCTGTCCGCGCTCAAGGGCGTCAAATTCATCGTCGCCAACACCGACCACCAGGACATCGACAAGTCCCTGGCCGAGCACAAGATCCAGATCGGCGAGAAGCTGACCAAGGGCCTGGGCGCCGGTGCCAACCCCGAGATCGGCCGCTCCGCCGCCATGGAATCCGTGGACCAGATCCGCGAAGCCCTGGACGGTGCTGACATGGTCTTCATCACTGCAGGCATGGGCGGCGGCACCGGTACCGGCTCCGCTCCGGTGGTAGCCGAGGTCGCCAAGGAAATGGGCGCGCTCACCGTCGGCGTGGTCACCAAGCCTTTCTACTTCGAGGGCAAACGCCGCCTGGAACAGGCCGAACTGGGTACCCGCAACCTGGCCGAGGTGGTGGACTCCATCATCACCATCCCCAACGACCGTCTGCTCCAGCTCGCCGCCAAGCGCGCCGCCTTCTCCGACATGCTGAAGAAAGCCGATGAAGTGCTCTACTACGCGGTCAAGGGCATCGCCGACCTGATCACCGTGCACGGCCTGATCAACCTAGACTTCGCGGACGTCAAGGCCGCCATGTCCAGCTCCGGCATGGCCCTGATGGGCACCGGCATCGCCTCGGGCGAAGGCCGCGCCAAGGAAGCCGCCATGAAGGCCATCACCTCCCCGCTGCTGGAGGACGTCTCCATCGAGGGCGCCAAGGGCGTGCTGATCAACATCACCTGCGGCCCGGACATGCTCATCGACGAGGTCTCCGAAGCCGCCGACATCATTTACAAGGAAGCCCACCCCGAGGCCGAGATCTTCTTCGGTACGGTCTTCGACCCCGACGCGGGCGACGAGATGCGCATCACGGTCATCGCCACCGGCATCGAGAGCGCCGCAGAGGAACCGGAACCGGTCCTCAGCAAGGCCGAGCAGCAGAAGCTCATGCTCCTGGGACCCCGCGGCGTGAACAAGGCTCAGGCCCAGGCCCAGACCATGCGCCCCGGCCACCAGAAGGTCATCAACACCGACCGGAACATTCCGGCCTACCTGCGCAAGCAGGGCGGTGAGCTGAACACCACCGAGCTGCCCCCGCAGCCCATGAGCCAGCAGCCCATAACCCAGCGGGCCGTGAGCAACGGTCCGGCTCCGGGCGAAGAGGAATTCATCTTCGACGACGCGGAAGACAACTTCGACGTCCCGGCCTTCATCCGCAAGAACGTGGACTAG
- the ftsA gene encoding cell division protein FtsA, which yields MARNDLIVGLDVGTTKICTVVGEASENGVDIIGIGTAPSTGLRRGVVVNIEKTVQCIKKSLEDAELMAGCDIRSVYAGIAGSHIQGFNSHGVIAVKGGEVTQRDVDRVIEAAKAIAIPMDREVLHTLPQEFIVDDQRGIADPLGMAGVRLEVKVHIVTGAVTSAQNIIRSCNRSGLDVSNIVLESLASSQAVLSPEEREIGVALVDIGGGTTDIAIFSKDSIKHTSVLALGGHNLTNDIAYGLRTPMMSAEKIKMAYGCAMADLVTTDEIIEVPSVGGRESRRMSKRVLAEICEPRCEEILALVDQELIKSGFKNMVAAGVVLTGGTCMIDGMQELAEQIFDLPVRIGVPGEGIGGLTEEVMSPQYATAVGLLLHGAEEEGLQRVRPFKIRDETGFDRIVSRMKKWFTDIA from the coding sequence ATGGCCAGGAACGACTTGATCGTCGGACTCGACGTCGGCACCACCAAGATCTGTACGGTGGTCGGCGAAGCCAGCGAGAACGGCGTGGATATCATCGGCATCGGCACCGCCCCCTCCACGGGGCTGCGGCGCGGCGTGGTCGTCAACATCGAAAAGACGGTCCAGTGCATCAAGAAGTCGCTGGAGGACGCCGAGCTCATGGCGGGCTGCGACATCCGCAGCGTCTACGCAGGCATCGCAGGCTCCCACATCCAGGGCTTCAACTCCCACGGCGTCATCGCCGTCAAGGGCGGCGAAGTCACCCAGCGCGACGTGGACCGGGTCATCGAGGCCGCCAAGGCCATCGCCATCCCCATGGACCGCGAAGTGCTGCACACCCTGCCCCAGGAATTCATCGTGGACGACCAGCGCGGCATCGCCGACCCCCTCGGTATGGCGGGCGTCCGCCTGGAGGTGAAGGTCCACATCGTCACCGGCGCGGTCACCTCCGCGCAAAACATCATCCGGTCCTGCAACCGCTCGGGCCTGGATGTCTCCAACATCGTTCTGGAGTCCCTCGCCTCCAGCCAGGCCGTGCTCTCGCCCGAGGAGCGTGAGATCGGCGTGGCACTGGTGGATATCGGCGGGGGCACTACGGATATAGCCATCTTCTCCAAGGACTCCATCAAGCACACGTCGGTCCTGGCGCTCGGCGGTCACAACCTGACCAACGACATCGCCTACGGCCTGCGTACGCCCATGATGAGCGCCGAGAAGATCAAGATGGCATACGGCTGCGCCATGGCCGACCTGGTCACCACCGATGAGATCATCGAGGTGCCCAGCGTGGGCGGACGCGAGTCGCGCCGGATGAGCAAACGCGTGCTGGCGGAGATCTGCGAGCCGCGCTGCGAGGAGATCCTGGCCCTGGTGGACCAGGAGCTGATCAAGTCCGGCTTCAAGAACATGGTCGCCGCGGGCGTCGTCCTCACGGGCGGCACCTGCATGATCGACGGCATGCAGGAACTGGCCGAGCAGATTTTCGATCTGCCGGTCCGCATCGGCGTGCCGGGCGAGGGCATCGGCGGGCTGACCGAGGAAGTCATGAGCCCGCAGTATGCCACCGCCGTAGGCCTTCTGCTCCACGGAGCCGAGGAAGAGGGCCTGCAGCGCGTCCGTCCCTTCAAGATCCGCGACGAGACAGGTTTCGACCGCATCGTCTCCCGGATGAAGAAGTGGTTCACGGACATCGCCTAG
- a CDS encoding cell division protein FtsQ/DivIB produces the protein MSTLTMGKESRLKMGGKRNNKLRSPRPARKLTSVGQMIVRTIMLLLTLSLMAVLCVGLLYGYRYITSADYFALKEIQVTGNSRLTQGDILKTGHVALGLNCLEMNVGEVEKNLSDNPWIESVTVRREFPNRLRIGVAEKVPAFWIRQGDGLYFADARGKVIAPMHPGEMGSLPVLSVDDSIDDGGKVLTGIMKKIDDRETPFTMDQAAWIKLTSSHEVEIYLDGHAGGRGLTVRLSMDAWELQLERLKIAWADLMRRHEFKDTAIIAASGDKVWVKKRPDEEPAA, from the coding sequence GTGAGCACGCTAACCATGGGCAAGGAAAGCCGCCTCAAGATGGGGGGAAAACGGAACAACAAGCTGCGCTCCCCCCGCCCGGCCCGAAAGCTGACCAGCGTTGGCCAGATGATCGTACGCACCATCATGCTGCTGCTGACGCTCTCGCTGATGGCCGTGCTCTGCGTGGGCCTGCTCTACGGCTACCGCTACATCACCTCCGCCGACTATTTCGCGCTCAAGGAGATCCAGGTCACGGGCAACTCCCGGTTGACCCAGGGGGACATCCTCAAGACGGGCCACGTGGCCCTGGGGCTCAACTGCCTGGAGATGAACGTGGGCGAGGTGGAGAAGAATCTTTCGGACAATCCGTGGATCGAGTCCGTCACCGTGCGCCGCGAGTTTCCCAACCGACTGCGCATCGGGGTGGCGGAGAAGGTCCCGGCCTTCTGGATCCGCCAGGGGGACGGCCTCTACTTCGCGGATGCGCGCGGCAAGGTCATCGCGCCCATGCATCCCGGCGAGATGGGCTCCCTGCCGGTGCTGTCGGTGGACGACTCCATCGACGACGGAGGCAAGGTGCTGACCGGCATCATGAAGAAGATCGATGATCGAGAAACCCCCTTCACCATGGACCAGGCAGCCTGGATCAAACTGACCAGCAGCCACGAGGTGGAGATATACCTGGACGGGCATGCCGGAGGCCGTGGCCTCACCGTGCGCCTCTCCATGGACGCATGGGAACTGCAACTGGAGCGACTCAAGATCGCCTGGGCGGACCTCATGCGTCGACACGAATTCAAGGACACCGCCATCATCGCCGCCAGCGGCGACAAGGTCTGGGTAAAGAAACGGCCGGACGAAGAACCGGCGGCTTAG
- the murB gene encoding UDP-N-acetylmuramate dehydrogenase, with the protein MALELISNPSLAERTTLGVGGSAEVEIVVRDAADLDDLSEFLTTRTLRPFAIGEGSNILAQDGSLDLALIRTETTPGPERVEKRDNKLIVRCGAAQRLPGLLGWAQMAGLSGLEGLTGIPGSVGGGVAMNAGSYGTEIGDVISRIRIWTPSGGLVWVDAKECEFEYRRFSCPTVPGKALIWEAEFALTEESPKAVRAAMKEIYDKKKATQPVTARSAGCVFKNPEGESAGKLLDEAGMKGATVGNMAFSDVHANFMINLGEGKATEALELLEMGRNAVREQFGITLKTEVIIL; encoded by the coding sequence ATGGCACTGGAACTGATCAGCAATCCTTCGCTTGCAGAGCGGACCACGCTGGGTGTCGGCGGCAGCGCCGAGGTCGAGATCGTGGTGCGCGACGCGGCCGACCTGGACGACTTGAGCGAATTTCTGACCACGCGCACACTGCGTCCCTTCGCCATCGGCGAGGGCAGCAACATCCTGGCCCAGGACGGCAGCCTGGACCTGGCGCTGATTCGCACCGAGACCACGCCCGGTCCGGAGCGGGTGGAAAAACGCGACAACAAGCTCATCGTCCGCTGCGGCGCGGCCCAGCGGCTGCCCGGCCTGCTCGGCTGGGCGCAGATGGCGGGCCTCTCCGGCCTGGAGGGGCTGACCGGCATCCCCGGCAGCGTGGGCGGCGGCGTGGCCATGAACGCGGGCTCCTACGGCACCGAGATCGGCGACGTGATCAGCCGCATCCGCATCTGGACGCCCTCCGGTGGGCTGGTCTGGGTGGACGCGAAGGAATGCGAATTCGAATACCGCCGCTTTTCCTGTCCGACCGTGCCCGGCAAGGCGCTGATCTGGGAGGCGGAGTTTGCCCTGACCGAGGAATCGCCCAAGGCGGTACGCGCGGCAATGAAGGAAATTTACGACAAGAAGAAAGCCACCCAGCCGGTCACGGCCCGCTCCGCCGGGTGCGTGTTCAAGAACCCGGAGGGCGAATCCGCCGGAAAACTGCTGGATGAGGCGGGCATGAAAGGCGCGACCGTGGGCAACATGGCCTTCTCCGACGTCCACGCCAACTTCATGATCAACCTTGGGGAAGGCAAGGCGACCGAGGCTCTGGAACTCCTCGAGATGGGCAGAAACGCGGTCAGGGAACAATTCGGCATCACCCTGAAGACGGAGGTCATCATACTGTGA